Genomic DNA from Dehalogenimonas lykanthroporepellens BL-DC-9:
AAGTCATCGGTTACTGCCACCGATATATAAAAATTGGTGAGAGACAGCGGATCGGCTTTGGCTTTGATGAAGTCCATGATGTCCGGGTGGTCTACCGGCAACACTACCGAATTACATCCACGCCGGATACCTCCCTGCCGAACGTAATCCGCCGCCTTTGAAAAAACATCAATCAGCGCAACCGGACCGGTAGCGGCATCAGCCCGTCCATCGACATCATCGCCGACAGGACGAACGTGAGCAAAGGAAAAACCTGTGCCTCCCCCGCTTTTGTGTATTTGCGCCGTGTATTTTACTGCTTCGAATATGGCTTCGATGGAGTCTTCGACCGGTAGCACGAAACAAGCAGATAATTGGCCGCTGGTGGTACCGGCATTCAGCAGTGTCGGTGAATTTGGCAGAAAAAGAAGTCCGCTCATAATTCGGTAAAACTCGTCGGCGATATAACGGACGCTGGTATCCGAAGCGTATTTTCTTTCAGCCGACGCAACCGCATCGGCTACCCTTCGAAACAATTCTGCCGGTGTTTCGACCACTTCCCCCCGACTGTCCCGGCGCAGGTAGCGCTTTTCCAAAACTCGGAGCGCGTTCGGGGTAAGATTAAGAAGGCTGTCAGACACGCTCTGGGGCATTAATAGACCCTCACCGCCTTGTCGCCGATGCGCTTCATGTCCAGAGTGAGAATCGTAACGTTGTTGACATGCTTCCGGGCTCGTTCCGCCGCCTCTTCTACTTCCTGATTATTAGCCGCCCGCCATGGGCATTCCGGCACCGGGAAATAGGCGTCTATTCTGAATGGCGTCTCCGGATTTACCGTGGCCACAAATTCAGCGACTTTCTCAATTTCATCACCTTCAATAAGCTCGGGAATCAATACAACCTCAGCGTGCAGATTTATACCGGTTTCGGCAATTTCACGGAAATGCCTCAACGCTGATTTATTGGACCGTCCGGTATATTCCCGGTACAAATCCTCCGAAAATGCTTTCAAACTGAATATCACCTGGTCGATATCCTTCAAGTCGGGCATCACGATACCATTGGTTAACAGTATATTGTAAGATTTCCATCTGTCGTGAAGCTCTTTTGCCAACCTGGGTAGTTCAGGGTCTAGAGCGGCTTCAGTCCCCATGAATACCGCGAATTTTATCTCCAGCGGCTCCAGATATGCGATGACCTCATCGTAGGTTAGAAATTTGTCCGGTGGTTCCTGCCGTTGTCGGTTCTTGATATCGTCCAGGGCGTCATCATACAGTCCGAAATCAAAAAGTTCCCAGTTGGTGTAACAGGCCTGGCAATCCAGGGTGCATTTAGTCCAGACATGGATATCTACTGAACCGTAAGACGGCTCATAGGCAATATGGTAGACCTTCAACGGCGTACTCCTTGAGCAAGTAATCTATTATCGTTATCGTTATTCCCACCAGTAGAATCCCCGTACGTGGTGTAAATTCCTGGAATTGAAAAAGCAGGCCATTGTGTGGTTTCTTGAAAGAAAATAACAACAAAGACTTTCAGGAGGTAACCACAACAATGGCCAAAGACAGGATGACACTTTTGGAACTGCTACGCAAGTCAGGGAGTGACGGTGATCTTGATTTTCTGAGAGAAGGGGTGAAGATGCTGGCCGAAGCGGTCATGGAGCTTGAGGTTAAGCAGAAGACCGGAGCTGAGAAACATGAGCGCAGTAACGGTCGTTTAACCTACCGTAACGGCTACCGGGGGCGTATCTGGGACACCCGGGCCGGCACGATACCCTTGGCGATTCCCCGGTTGCGGGACGGCAGTTATTTCCCAGCTTACTCGAGCCCCGGCGCCGGGCGGAACAGTGCCTTGCTGGCGGTAATCCAGGAAGCCTATGTATTGGGCATCAGCACCCGCAAGGTGGAATCTCTGGTTCAGTCACTGGGGCTTAACGGGGTCAGTAAGAGCGAGGTATCGCGAATATGCGGGGCTCTGGACGATGAAGTGGAACGATGGCGCCACCGGCCTTTGTTATGGCGTTATCCCTATCTGTGGCTGGATGCGACCTACGTCAAGGTCAGGGATTCAGGGCGGGTGGTCAGTCAGGCGGTAATTATCGCCTACGGCGTCCGGGAAACCGGAGAACGCGAGATCATCGGGCTTGAGGTCGGCCCCAGTGAAGACGGTGTATTCTGGAAAGAGTTTCTGCGGGGGTTGGTCAGCCGTGGTTTGAGCGGGTGATGCTGGTAATCAGTGATGCTCATCTGGGACTGAAGGAAGCCATCAGCACGGTACTCACCGGGGTATCGTGGCAACGCTGCCGGGTGCACTTCATGCGCAATGCGCTGGCCAGAGTGCCGCGGGGCGCCCAGGCTATGGTATCTGCCGCTATCCGGACCATCTTCGCTCAACCTGACCGCGACAGCGCTTACAGCCAGCTCCGCCGGGTAGCCGATAACCTCAGACTCCGATTCGGTCCTGTGGCCGACCAATTGGAAGAGGCAGAACCGGATATCCTGGCCTATACCGCCTTCCCCCGGGAACACTGGCGGCAACTGTACTCTACCAATCCCCTGGAGAGACTGAACAAGGAAATCAAGCGCCGCAGTAATGTGGTCGGCATCTTTCCCAACAGCCAATCGGTAATCAGGCTGATTGGGGCGGTGTTAATGGAAC
This window encodes:
- a CDS encoding Radical SAM domain protein (PFAM: Radical SAM domain protein~KEGG: dev:DhcVS_563 radical SAM domain protein), with protein sequence MKVYHIAYEPSYGSVDIHVWTKCTLDCQACYTNWELFDFGLYDDALDDIKNRQRQEPPDKFLTYDEVIAYLEPLEIKFAVFMGTEAALDPELPRLAKELHDRWKSYNILLTNGIVMPDLKDIDQVIFSLKAFSEDLYREYTGRSNKSALRHFREIAETGINLHAEVVLIPELIEGDEIEKVAEFVATVNPETPFRIDAYFPVPECPWRAANNQEVEEAAERARKHVNNVTILTLDMKRIGDKAVRVY